From Pseudomonas sp. stari2:
AGGGACAGTGCATGGTGGCTGGCAACAAAAAAAGGGAGGGCCATGGTAGCGCATCCCGGTGGCAAGACAAGCCATAGGCTTTGCGGTATACAGACTGCCATGATCGTTTGATCCATGGATTTCATTTTGACGGAGCCACCAATGTCGCTACGACCGCTCGTTTTGCTCAGTGTTTTCGCCCTGCTGGTGGCCTGTGGCAGCGATAAGCCCAAGCCGCAGCCGCCAGCGCCGGGCCCGGCGCCGCAACAGGCGCAGAAAAAGGCCAGGGAAGCTGCCGACCTCGGCCCGCTGCCCGCGTATCAACGGGAACTGAGCGGCACCCTGCAAGGCGTGCCCGCGGGCGCCGAAGTCGAACTGGCGCTGCTGGTGATCGACGAGAAGGGGCGCCCGCAACAATTGCTCGCCAGTTCCAGCCTGATCGGCAACAACCAGGTTCTGCCGTTTCGCCTGCGCTTCAATCCTGATGCCTTCCCGGTCGGTGCGCGGGTCGAACTGCGTGGCCGTACCACTCAATCCGGCCAGTTGATCCTGCACCTGCCGTCGCAGACCATCAGCCAGCCGACCACCCAGGCCCTGGGCCAACTGCAATTTGTCAAAGCGCCATGAATGCACCGCTGGACCTGCAACAGGCGCTGGGCGAGTTGCTCGGTGATGCCCGACTGGTGACCTGCCCGCTGCCAGACACTGACTTGAAACTGTGGCTGATCGACGGCGACAACATGGCCCGGGAATTCAGCCCGGAGGAGACCCGACGGATCCTGCATGAGCCGCCGTACTGGAGTTTCTGCTGGGCCAGCGGTCTGGCGGTGGCGCGTTATCTGGCGGAATTCCCCGAATGGGTGCGTGGCAAACGCGTACTGGATTTCGGCGCCGGTTCCGGGATCGCCGGGATTGCCGCCGTGAAGGCTGGCGCCCTGGAAGTGGTGGCCTGCGACCTTGATCCGCTGGCGATTGCCGCGTGCCGGGCGAATGCCGAACTCAATGACGTGCAGATGAGCTATTCCACGGACTTCTTCGCCGAGGCGGATCGCTTCGATCTGATCCTGGTGGCCGACGTTCTCTACGACCGGGAAAACCTGCCGCTGCTCGACGCGTTTCTCAGTCGCGGCCGCGAAGCCTTGGTGGCAGATTCGCGTGTCAGGGATTTCCGTCATCCACTGTACCGGCGCATTGAAATGCTCGAAGCCATGACCCTGCCGGATCTGGCCGAGCCCGAAGAGTTTCGCCATGTCAGCCTCTACCATGCGGCCCGCGCCTGACCGTATAGTTGCCCCATTCACGCTTTTACGAGATACCCCATGAGTCAGCAAACGCCGTACATCTTCGACGCCACAACGGCCGACTTCGACCAGTCGGTGATCGAGGCTTCCTTTCAAAAACCGGTGCTGGTGGATTTCTGGGCCGAATGGTGTGCGCCGTGCAAGGCGCTGATGCCGATGCTGCAAGGCATCGCCGAGAGCTATCATGGCGAGTTGCTGCTGGCCAAGGTCAATTGCGATATCGAGCAGGACATCGTCGCCCGTTTCGGCATCCGCAGCCTGCCGACCGTGGTGCTGTTCAAGGACGGCCAACCGGTGGACGGCTTTGCCGGTGCGCAACCGGAATCCGCCGTGCGTGCCCTGCTTGAGCCTCACGTAAAAATGCCACCACCGGCAGCGGCTGATCCGTTCGAGCAAGCCCAGGCGCTGTTCGACGAAGGCCGTTTCGCCGATGCCGAAGCCGCGCTGGTGGTGATGCTCAACGAAGACAACACCAACGCCAAGGCGCTGATCCTGTACGCCCGCTGCCTGACCGAACGCGGCGAACTGGGCGAAGCGCAAGCCGTGCTCGACGCGGTCAAGAGCGACGAACACAAGGCCGCACTGGCCGGTGCCAAGGCGCAGATCAAGTTCCTCGGCCTGGCCCGCGACCTGCCGGATGCCGCCGACCTGAAAAGCCGTCTGGCGCAAAACCCGCAAGACGACGAAGCGGTGTATCAACTGGCGATCCAGCAACTGGCCCGCCAGCAATACGAAGCGGCACTCGACGCCCTGCTCAAGCTGTTCATCCGCAACCGCAGCTACAACGAAGGCCTGCCGCACAAGACCTTGCTGCAAGTGTTCGAACTGCTGGGCAACGATCACCCGTTGGTGACCGCTTACCGGCGCAAGGTGTTTGCCGCGCTGTATTAAGCGCTTACTCGATCCAGCTATAGAGCGGCGTATCCCCGCCGCTCACCACTTTCACGTCCGACGAATGCCGCAGGCGCACCAGCAGGCGCTTGCCCGCTGCCGCGCTGCCGGTCAGCCCTTCAAGCTGATCCAGCAGTTCCGGCCCGCTGAGTTGCCCGGCCTTGCGCAGCAAATCCCTGGCGACCTGCCACACCGCGTCATCCTGATTGACCGGTTTCGCCACAGGCGCTGCGGCGGCTTGCGGCTGGGCCGTTTGCACCTGCACGCCAAACTGCGAACCGAGCCTCGCCCAGTCGCTTTCATCCAGTTCCAGGGTCAAATCCACCGGCAACTCGCCGACGGTTCCGCGTATCCGCAACATAACTTCGCTCCCGCACATTTCTGACCTGCATGCTCCCATGGGACTTGTGTAACGCCAAGTGTCAGGAGCTGGCGAAGCTTGCCTTGTCGGCTACATTTCTTCTTTTTTTCATGGGAAGGAACCCCATGTCTTCAGGAAGAAAACTGGCGTCGAAGGGAGGCCCTACCTCTACAGGTGGCGTAATTCTCGAAGGAAACGAAAACCTGCGTATCGAGGGCAAAATCATCGCCTCGATCGGGCAACTTGCCAGTTGCCCGGCATGCAGCGCTGGCCAAGGACCGATTGTCGCCGTTGGCGAAAGAACTCTGATCCTGCCCGCCGGCCCGGCTGCACTGGAGGGTGACTATATCGCCTGCGGCTGCCCGCCCATGGCCAACAAACTGCTCACTCAGCAACACAGCGGCTTCGCCGGCATTGGCCGTCCAGCTCCCATCGATATGGGCCCTTCGATTACCGCCCCGACTTCACGTCGCTATCTGCAAGTCATCATCGAACGCCTGGACGACTCCCAGAAACCAGGACTTGCCTACAGACTCAAAGACAAGAAAAAAACAGCCGTCCTGCAAGACATCACCTGTAATGCAACAGGCGAAGGCTGCGAACACCCTGTGGAAAGCCATTCGGATTACGACACTCTGTTGGTCGGTGAAGAGTCCGAGTGGACGTTTTACGCTTATGAAGAACCCCTGAATCAGGACTTGCCATGAAGTCGGAAATCAAACTCGTCTTTAAAGACTTTCTGATGCAGCCACCAAAAGGCGTGAAGTTTCAGTTGCTGATCGACGGACTTGTCATTGATGACAACATCGTTCAAAACGATGACAAACCCCGCATCTACTCGCTCGTTTCGGACAAGACTCAAACCGCTATTACTCGCTCGGACGCCCAGAAACTACCTCCGATAAAGAGCCGTGACAGCTACGAAGTCACTGTTCAAATTGTTGGTAACTCCGGCGCAAAAAAGGCAATGCATACAGCCACGCTGAATTCAGGTAAATCGCTGTCGATAGTTGCAGTATCACCTTGGGTAAAAGTGCCCCTATCAACCAGCGGCAAAGTCTCTAACGACACATTCTACGAGGTCGAGTATGGCGTCAAACGGAGGGATGAAACCCGCACCGTAAAGGTGGTCATCCAAGACATGCCGCGCCGCATACTGATGGAGGCACTATCACACCGAGGTTCGACTGAATGGGCCGGCAACAAAGTCAAACATTCTTTACCGCATCCAACGCTTAAGAAAAGCGTGGAGTTCAGGGCGGAATCAAACAAGTGCAATGTGTTCGTCTATGACGTATTGACTGCCATCGGTGTCAACGTGGCAATGATCGAACATGGCTCTTCGAAATACATCCCGGGCTATTCCAAAGTGAGCCCGCCAACCGCTGGGGAATGGGCAGATGAGAACCGGCTGCTCAATAGTTGGAGCGCAGAAAAATCACCCCTGCCCGGAGACGTTGGTGCGTATGCTGTCAATTACTCTGATGCCAGCGGTCACGTCGGATTTGTTCTGACTCAGGGTGTCTGCATTTCAGCAAGCTGGGACAAAATCGAAGTCAACGACGTAGGCTTTCGAATCGCATCGGGTAATGCTGCTCGCAGTGACCACGACTTCACCATCTTCCGACGTTACAAGTACAGCAAACCACAATGAAACGACTCTGGATAATCCTGGCTGCTTCACTCCTGCTCGTTGTGGCATGGCGCTTTTGGTCGCCTGCCGACCTCTCAGCCTGCACCTCCGAAGGCGCAGCGCCAGGGCCGTTGACCGCCATCGTTCACAATTACTTTGAAAGTAATAGGCGTATCGGATGGCGGGATATGGATGACCGCTTCGACATACTTTCTACTCCCGAAGGCCAAAAAGTTGCCGGCCAACCAATGCCGTACGCTTGTGAAGCGTTACAGATACTGCAGAGTCCCGCGTTCAGTGAAAGTGAAAAAATTTTCACTACGGCGTTGATGTTTCAGTTGCCGATCAGTCAGTACATGGGCTTCATGGATCGCAGCCAGCAACTCTACTCAGAGCACAGAATAGATCCGGAGGTCATGAAGGTGGTGGTACTTCCGCGCGGCACGGCGATCAACTACTGGTGGCTTCCAGCCTGGCGCCAGCGCTTCACTCGCGATGCTCCGAATCTGCTCGACGAAAGTCTGATCCGCCATGTGCTGACGGGAGGCTACTGGTTCGACCATCCCGGCGCCGGATTCTGATTCAAAAATCGTGACATTCAATCCACGTACCACTCCGGGAACATCCCGGACGGTGCTCAGTCATGCCTTGCGCAAAGCGTTTCGGGCGGGCAAACTCTGCGCACTTTCGTTATAAGATTACATAACAAACTCTTCACTTTACTTCCCGGAGTTCGCCATGCGTCGTCTGCTGCTCGCTTTGCCGTTTGCCCTGTTGCCGCTGGCCATCGCCCAGGCTGCCGATGAGCACGATCATGATCACGAACATGGCAGCCTCGGTGCCCACGAGCATGGCGTCGGTCGCCTGAACGCTGCGCTCGACGGCCAGACCCTGGAGCTGGAGCTGGAAAGCCCGGCGATGAACCTCGTCGGTTTTGAACACGTCGCCACCAGCGATGCCGACAAGGCCAAGGTCGCCGCCGCCCGTGCACAACTTGAAAAACCATTGGCGTTGTTCAGCCTGCCAGCCGCTGCCGGTTGCAAAGTCGCCAGCCAGAAACTGGAAAGCCCGCTGTTCGGTGACAAGCCGGATGCCGACGATCACGATGAGGATGACCACGACGAAGACGCCAAGGGCGGCGAAGCGCATCACCACGATCACAGCGAAATCCACGCTCACTACCAGTTCACCTGCGCAGCACCGGGCGCCTTGACTACCCTGGATCTGGCGAACATTTTCAATAGCTTCCCGGCCACCCAGAAAATTCAGGTACAACTGATCGGCCCGAACGGCCAGCAAGGCACGGAAGTGACGGCCAAATCCGCCGCCCTGAAATTCTGATCACGAACCGGCACCATGACCCAAGCACTCATCGAACTGTCCGACCTGGGCTTCAACTGGCCCGGTCACCCGCCGCTGCTGGACATCCCGGCGTTTCGTCTGGAACCGGGTGAAACCCTGTTCCTAAAGGGCCCCAGCGGCAGCGGCAAGACCACCCTGCTCGGCCTCCTCGGCGGGGTGCAAAAGCCCGGGCGCGGCAGCATTCGCCTGCTCGGCCAGGAACTGACCGAACTGAGTGCCGGCGCTCGCGACCGTTTTCGCGTCGATCACACCGGCTACATTTTCCAGCAGTTCAACCTGCTGCCGTTTCTCTCGGTGCGTGAGAACGTCGAGCTGCCCTGCCACTTTTCGAAGCTGCGGGCAGACCGTGCGAAGCAACGTCATGGCAGCGTCGATCAAGCCGCCGCCACCCTGCTCGCCCACCTGGGTCTGAAGGACGAAGGCATTCTCGGACGCCGCGCCGACTCGCTGTCGATCGGTCAGCAGCAACGGGTCGCTGCTGCACGTGCACTGATCGGTCAGCCGGAACTGGTGATCGCCGACGAGCCGACCTCGGCGCTGGATTACGACGCCCGGGAAAACTTCATCCGTCTGTTGTTCGCCGAGTGCCGTGAGGCCGGTTCGAGCCTGTTGTTCGTCAGCCACGACCAGAGCCTGGCGCCGCTGTTCGACCGTCACCTTTCCCTGGCCGAACTCAATCGCGCCGCCACGTCTGCCGAGGTCTGAGATGTATCTGTTCCGTCTGGCCATGGCCAGCCTCGCCAACCGCCGCTTCACCGCCCTGCTCACCGCATTCGCCATCGCCCTCTCCGTATGCCTGCTGCTGGCGGTGGAGCGGGTGCGCACCGAAGCCAAGGCCAGTTTCGCCAGCACCATCAGCGGCACCGACCTGATCGTCGGCGCCCGTTCCGGGTCGGTGAACCTGCTGCTGTATTCGGTGTTCCGTATCGGCAATGCCACCAACAACATTCGTTGGGACAGCTTTGAACACTTCGCCAGCAATCCGAAAGTGAAGTGGGCGATCCCGATGTCCCTCGGCGACTCCCATCGCGGCTACCGGGTGATGGGCACTACCGAAGCCTATTTCGAGCATTACCAGTACGGCCGCCAGCAGCATCTGGAACTGGCCGACGGCCGCGCCTTCGCTACCGATCCGTTCGAAGTGGTACTCGGCGCCGAAGTGGCCGAGGCGTTGCATTACAAGCTCGGCGACAAACTCGTGCTCGCCCATGGCGTGGCGGCGATCAGCCTGGTCAAACACGACGACAAACCGTTCACCGTGGTCGGCATTCTCAAGCGCACAGGCACCCCGGTGGACCGCACGCTGCACATCAGTCTCGGCGGCATGGAGGCGATCCACATCGACTGGCACAACGGTGTGCCGGCCCGTGGCAACGGGCGGATCAGCGCCGATCAGGCGCGCA
This genomic window contains:
- a CDS encoding methyltransferase, which produces MNAPLDLQQALGELLGDARLVTCPLPDTDLKLWLIDGDNMAREFSPEETRRILHEPPYWSFCWASGLAVARYLAEFPEWVRGKRVLDFGAGSGIAGIAAVKAGALEVVACDLDPLAIAACRANAELNDVQMSYSTDFFAEADRFDLILVADVLYDRENLPLLDAFLSRGREALVADSRVRDFRHPLYRRIEMLEAMTLPDLAEPEEFRHVSLYHAARA
- the trxA gene encoding thioredoxin — translated: MSQQTPYIFDATTADFDQSVIEASFQKPVLVDFWAEWCAPCKALMPMLQGIAESYHGELLLAKVNCDIEQDIVARFGIRSLPTVVLFKDGQPVDGFAGAQPESAVRALLEPHVKMPPPAAADPFEQAQALFDEGRFADAEAALVVMLNEDNTNAKALILYARCLTERGELGEAQAVLDAVKSDEHKAALAGAKAQIKFLGLARDLPDAADLKSRLAQNPQDDEAVYQLAIQQLARQQYEAALDALLKLFIRNRSYNEGLPHKTLLQVFELLGNDHPLVTAYRRKVFAALY
- a CDS encoding PAAR domain-containing protein codes for the protein MSSGRKLASKGGPTSTGGVILEGNENLRIEGKIIASIGQLASCPACSAGQGPIVAVGERTLILPAGPAALEGDYIACGCPPMANKLLTQQHSGFAGIGRPAPIDMGPSITAPTSRRYLQVIIERLDDSQKPGLAYRLKDKKKTAVLQDITCNATGEGCEHPVESHSDYDTLLVGEESEWTFYAYEEPLNQDLP
- a CDS encoding CHAP domain-containing protein, which codes for MKSEIKLVFKDFLMQPPKGVKFQLLIDGLVIDDNIVQNDDKPRIYSLVSDKTQTAITRSDAQKLPPIKSRDSYEVTVQIVGNSGAKKAMHTATLNSGKSLSIVAVSPWVKVPLSTSGKVSNDTFYEVEYGVKRRDETRTVKVVIQDMPRRILMEALSHRGSTEWAGNKVKHSLPHPTLKKSVEFRAESNKCNVFVYDVLTAIGVNVAMIEHGSSKYIPGYSKVSPPTAGEWADENRLLNSWSAEKSPLPGDVGAYAVNYSDASGHVGFVLTQGVCISASWDKIEVNDVGFRIASGNAARSDHDFTIFRRYKYSKPQ
- a CDS encoding DUF2796 domain-containing protein; the encoded protein is MRRLLLALPFALLPLAIAQAADEHDHDHEHGSLGAHEHGVGRLNAALDGQTLELELESPAMNLVGFEHVATSDADKAKVAAARAQLEKPLALFSLPAAAGCKVASQKLESPLFGDKPDADDHDEDDHDEDAKGGEAHHHDHSEIHAHYQFTCAAPGALTTLDLANIFNSFPATQKIQVQLIGPNGQQGTEVTAKSAALKF
- a CDS encoding ABC transporter ATP-binding protein: MTQALIELSDLGFNWPGHPPLLDIPAFRLEPGETLFLKGPSGSGKTTLLGLLGGVQKPGRGSIRLLGQELTELSAGARDRFRVDHTGYIFQQFNLLPFLSVRENVELPCHFSKLRADRAKQRHGSVDQAAATLLAHLGLKDEGILGRRADSLSIGQQQRVAAARALIGQPELVIADEPTSALDYDARENFIRLLFAECREAGSSLLFVSHDQSLAPLFDRHLSLAELNRAATSAEV
- a CDS encoding ABC transporter permease produces the protein MYLFRLAMASLANRRFTALLTAFAIALSVCLLLAVERVRTEAKASFASTISGTDLIVGARSGSVNLLLYSVFRIGNATNNIRWDSFEHFASNPKVKWAIPMSLGDSHRGYRVMGTTEAYFEHYQYGRQQHLELADGRAFATDPFEVVLGAEVAEALHYKLGDKLVLAHGVAAISLVKHDDKPFTVVGILKRTGTPVDRTLHISLGGMEAIHIDWHNGVPARGNGRISADQARNMDLTPQAITAFMLGLNSKISTFALQREINEFRGEPMLAILPGVALQELWSLMSTAEKALFVVSLFVVLTGLIGMLTAILTSLNERRREMAILRSVGARPWHIASLLVLEAFALALTGVIAGLALLYIGIAAAQGYVQANYGLYLPLAWPSEYEWTLLGGILAAALLMGSVPAWRAYRQSLADGLSIRL